Proteins encoded within one genomic window of Haematobia irritans isolate KBUSLIRL chromosome 5, ASM5000362v1, whole genome shotgun sequence:
- the LOC142238643 gene encoding glycogen debranching enzyme isoform X2, protein MGTDVDTISVPISEGTNAEHVLYRVKRGSTVHVHPDAELLGKEIVLYTNYPIEGQKFKRTDNRILYWYLKNGTKITTNKYNSAHVVDTDIYTEVKMNLSGTFKFWFHFKDNNKQETAGSLYIQVEPTLHVGPVGAQKVIPLNSVRCQTVLSKLLGPINTWEPKLRVTKESGYNMIHFTPIQELGASKSAYSLRNQNRVNPHFAPSKGAKVTFEDVEKIIKKCRHEWGVASICDIVLNHTANESEWLLDHPDATYSCATCPYLRPAFLLDAVLAKCGEDIDNGLLEHVGVPKVIEWEGHLEALSYQLHNVYLPKVNIHELFQCNVMKYANEFLAQCRLREPPTNVAKTERFKEIKLITDPEYRRLGATVNLELSMDIFNAFHPDCFDEESRLRKCSDTFRRHLEWLNEEVRSEIQDYLNYAIGNCLAGIRYERVQEDGPRIRVISDKYKVFMEYFTKTKALGKSLQEIEEGMYGKMGEFFMAHNGWVMGSSDPLKNFAEKQPGHANVYLKRELIAWGDSVKLRFGKRPQDSPHLWQHMTEYVQTTARIFDGVRLDNCHSTPLHVAEYLLDAAREVNPELYVVAELFTNSDATDNVFVNRLGITSLIREALSAWDAHEEGRLVYRYGGEPVGAFLVNPKRDLAPNIAHALFMDMTHDNPSPVEKRSVYDLLPSAALVSMACCATGSNRGYDELVPHHIHVVDEDRTYQEWEKGVNFSSGIIAAKRALNILHGQLAEEGFTQVFVDQMDPNIVAITRHSPKTHQSVILVAHTAFNYPHPNAGATFVKPLRFEGSLDEIILEAELLMKSDKPFDRPAPFTKDTHVLNGYKQFELKLREHIPLEKSQIFRPQVSVDGNVTQLELINLRPGSVVAIRVSLKPEISKNFISLQNLTNSLHYKKGQEDDELAKIVEGLDFTDLNRSLFSCDQEERDMGFGGAAYDIPNYGPIVYCGLQGFVSLLTEISPKNDLGHPLCNNLRDGNWMMDYIADRLTHHDGTKQISQWIKKTFEPLRRIPRYLVPCYFDAIVSGIYEVLVQRVYQLMPETLRDGHDFPQSLALATLQFLTICKSANLPPLSPALAPPKPPQQCVTLSAGLPHFSTGYMRCWGRDTFISLRGLLLLTGRYNEARYIILGFGQCLRHGLIPNLLDNGTKPRFNCRDAVWWWLHSIKQYVEEAPHGKDILQDKVSRIFPYDDSPAHAAGQFDQVLIDVMQEALKVHFQGLQYRERNAGHEIDAHMTDNGFNNQIGVHPETGFVFGGNQWNCGTWMDKMGSSEKAGNRGRPNTPRDGTAVELVGLQFAVLKFMQSLSEKGIIEYNSVTRNGPNGQTTTWTWKQWAERIAENFEKCFFVTENEKAPLANKKNIYKDCYGASQGWTDYQLRCNFPISMVVAPEMFNPQHAWVALEQAREHLLGPLGMKTLDASDWNYRGNYDNSNDSTDCTVAHGANYHQGPEWVWPIGFYLRARLIFGKKCGHLNETIAETWKILRTHMKEIKTSHWRGLPELTNENGAYCRDSCRTQAWSIATVLEVLHDLHNLGGDV, encoded by the exons ATGGGTACTGATGTGGATACTATTAGCGTACCCATTTCGGAGGGAACAAATGCAGAACATGTGTTATATCGTGTTAAACGTGGCTCTACCGTACATGTACATCCCGATGCTGAACTTTTGGGAAAGGAAATAGTACTCTACACTAACTATCCGATAGAGG GTCAAAAATTCAAACGTACCGACAATAGAATATTATATTGGTATTTGAAAAATGGTACCAAAATTAccacaaataaatataattcaGCTCATGTAGTCGATACGGATATTTATACCGAAGTTAAAATGAATTTGTCgggaacatttaaattttggttccaTTTCAAGGATAA TAATAAACAGGAAACTGCTGGTTCCCTTTATATTCAAGTTGAGCCAACTCTACATGTGGGTCCTGTGGGTGCACAAAAGGTTATCCCCTTGAATTCGGTTCGTTGTCAAACCGTATTGTCCAAATTATTGGGCCCCATCAATACGTGGGAACCCAAATTACGTGTAACCAAAGAGTCGGGTTACAATATGATACATTTTACACCTATTCAAGAACTGGGTGCCTCAAAGTCTGCCTACTCATTGCGCAATCAAAATCGGGTTAATCcccattttgctccttcaaaggGTGCAAAAGTTACATTTGAGGATGTGgagaaaatcattaaaaaatgtcGCCATGAATGGGGG GTTGCTTCAATTTGCGACATCGTTTTGAATCATACCGCAAATGAGTCGGAATGGTTATTAGATCATCCAGATGCCACATATTCATGTGCCACCTGTCCCTATTTAAGACCAGCTTTCCTTCTCGATGCTGTTTTGGCCAAATGTGGTGAAGACATTGATAATGGTCTGTTGGAACATGTAGGGGTTCCCAAAGTTATTGAATGGGAAGGACATTTAGAAGCTTTGAGTTATCAGCTTCATAATGTGTATTTACCCAAAGTCAATATCCACGAATTGTTCCAATGTAATGTAATGAAATATGCCAATGAATTTTTGGCCCAATGTCGTTTGAGGGAACCACCAACAAATGTGGCTAAAACCGAACGTTTCAAGGAAATCAAATTGATAACTGATCCGGAATATAGAAGGCTGGGAGCCACAGTCAATCTGGAATTGTCCATGGATATTTTCAATGCCTTCCATCCAGATTGTTTCGATGAAGAGTCTCGTTTGCGTAAATGCTCGGATACTTTCCGCCGCCACTTGGAGTGGTTGAATGAGGAAGTTCGTTCGGAAATTCAAGATTATTTGAACTATGCTATTGGCAATTGTTTGGCTGGCATACGCTATGAACGCGTCCAGGaggatggtcctagaatacgtgTAATTTCGGACAAGTACAAAGTATTCATGGAATACTTTACCAAAACCAAAGCCTTGGGCAAATCATTGCAAGAAATTGAAGAAGGAATGTATGGTAAAATGGGTGAATTCTTTATGGCCCACAATGGCTGGGTTATGGGTTCCTCGGACCCCCtgaaaaattttgcagagaAACAACCCGGCCATGCCAATGTTTATTTGAAACGTGAACTCATTGCCTGGGGAGATAGTGTAAAATTGCGCTTTGGCAAGCGGCCCCAAGATAGTCCCCATTTATGGCAACATATGACTGAATATGTTCAGACCACGGCACGTATATTCGATGGTGTCCGTTTGGATAATTGTCATTCGACACCTTTACATGTAGCCGAATATCTTTTGGATGCTGCCCGTGAAGTTAATCCTGAGCTTTATGTTGTAGCTGAACTTTTTACCAATTCCGATGCTACAGATAATGTGTTCGTCAACCGTTTGGGTATTACATCGCTGATAAGAGAAGCATTGTCCGCATGGGATGCCCATGAGGAAGGACGGCTTGTTTATCGTTATGGAGGCGAACCAGTTGGAGCATTTTTGGTTAATCCCAAACGTGATTTAGCTCCCAATATTGCCCATGCCTTATTCATGGATATGACCCACGATAATCCTTCGCCAGTGGAGAAGAGGTCAGTTTATGATCTATTGCCTTCCGCTGCATTGGTATCGATGGCATGTTGTGCAACAGGCAGTAATAGGGGTTACGATGAATTGGTACCACATCAT ATCCATGTCGTTGATGAGGACCGTACTTATCAGGAATGGGAAAAAGGTGTTAATTTCTCCAGTGGCATTATAGCTGCCAAGAGAGCCTTGAATATTCTACATGGACAATTGGCCGAGGAGGGATTTACCCAAGTTTTTGTTGATCAAATGGATCCCAACATTGTTGCCATTACCCGGCATTCACCCAAAACTCACCAGAGTGTTATATTGGTAGCCCATACGGCATTCAATTATCCTCATCCTAATGCTGGTGCCACCTTTGTGAAACCTTTACGATTTGAGGGAAGTTTAGATGAAATCATCTTGGAAGCTGAACTCTTGATGAAGAGTGACAAACCCTTTGATCGTCCCGCACCTTTTACCAAGGACACACATGTTTTGAATGGCTATAAACAATTTGAATTGAAGCTAAGAGAGCATATACCTTTGGAAAAATCACAAATCTTTCGTCCTCAGGTTTCAGTAGATGGAAATGTTACTCAATTGGAATTGATTAATTTAAGACCTGGATCAGTGGTGGCCATTAG GGTTTCTTTGAAACCAGAAATCAGCAAGAATTTCATTAGTCTACAAAATCTAACCAATTCGCTGCACTACAAAAAGGGCCAAGAAGATGATGAGCTGGCGAAAATTGTAGAAGGTCTTGATTTTACCGACTTAAATCGATCATTGTTTTCGTGTGACCAAGAGGAACGTGATATGGGCTTTGGGGGAGCTGCTTATGATATTcccaattatggaccaattgtctATTGCGGCCTTCAGGGCTTTGTTTCTTTGCTAACGGAGATATCACCGAAAAATGATTTGGGTCATCCTTTATGCAATAATTTGCGTGATGGCAATTGGATGATggattatatagccgatcgtttGACTCATCATGATGGCACCAAACAAATATCGCAATGGATTAAGAAAACCTTTGAGCCATTGAGGAGAATTCCCCGTTATTTGGTTCCATGCTACTTCGATGCCATTGTTAGTGGAATCTATGAGGTTCTAGTGCAACGAGTCTATCAATTAATGCCAGAAACTCTGCGTGATGGTCATGATTTCCCACAATCCTTAGCATTGGCCACTCTCCAGTTCCTAACCATATGCAAATCAGCCAATTTGCCACCTTTGAGTCCGGCATTGGCACCACCAAAGCCACCGCAACAATGCGTTACATTATCCGCAGGTCTACCACATTTCTCTACAGGTTACATGCGTTGCTGGGGACGTGATACCTTCATTTCTCTAAGAGGTCTTCTTTTATTAACTGGCCGCTACAATGAAGCTCGCTACATAATCTTAGGATTTGGTCAATGCTTGCGTCATGGTCTCATACCGAATCTCTTGGATAATGGTACCAAACCCCGATTCAACTGCCGCGATGCTGTTTGGTGGTGGTTACATAGTATTAAACAATATGTTGAGGAAGCTCCCCATGGCAAGGATATATTGCAGGATAAGGTGTCTCGTATATTCCCCTATGATGATTCACCTGCCCATGCTGCAGGTCAATTCGATCAAGTGCTAATTGATGTCATGCAGGAAGCTTTAAAAGTTCACTTCCAAGGATTGCAATATCGTGAAAGAAATGCTGGCCATGAAATCGATGCCCATATGACAGATAATGGTTTTAACAATCAAATTGGTGTACATCCTGAAACtggttttgtttttggtggAAATCAATGGAATTGTGGTACATGGATGGATAAAATGGGTTCCTCGGAGAAAGCTGGAAATCGTGGTCGGCCAAATACTCCACGTGATGGTACAGCTGTAGAATTGGTGGGTTTGCAGTTTGCAGTATTAAAGTTCATGCAATCGTTGTCGGAAAAGGGTATCATCGAATATAATTCCGTAACACGTAATGGACCCAATG GTCAAACCACCACATGGACCTGGAAACAATGGGCCGAGCGTATTgctgaaaatttcgaaaaatgtttCTTTGTCACCGAAAACGAAAAGGCACCATTGGCCAATAAGAAAAACATCTACAAAGATTGTTATGGAGCTTCACAAGGCTGGACTGATTATCAGTTGAGATGCAATTTCCCCATAAGCATGGTTGTTGCCCCAGAAATGTTCAATCCACAACATGCATGGGTGGCATTAGAACAAGCAAG AGAACATTTATTGGGTCCTTTGGGTATGAAGACTTTGGATGCCAGTGACTGGAACTATCGCGGTAACTATGATAATTCAAATGATTCTACTGATTGTACGGTTGCCCATGGTGCCAACTATCATCAAGGTCCAGAATGGGTCTGGCCTATTGGTTTTTACCTACGAGCTCGTTTGATATTTGGAAAGAAATGTGGTCATTTAAACGAAACCATAGCGGAAACTTG GAAAATCTTGAGAACTCATATGAAGGAGATAAAAACTTCCCATTGGCGTGGTCTACCTGAATTAACCAATGAAAATGGAGCCTATTGCCGAGATTCTTGCCGTACACAAGCATGGAGTATTGCCACCGTACTCGAG GTTCTCCATGACCTTCATAATCTAGGCGGTGATGTTTAG